One window from the genome of Phycisphaerales bacterium encodes:
- a CDS encoding DnaJ domain-containing protein codes for MSQRDYYDVLGVSRDASADEIKKAHRRLVRQWHPDRNKAPDAATKFAEIQEAYDNLSDPEKRKNYDRFGHTRGPAGFGGGAPGGGRTYTWSSSGQPGGFNVEDVDFGGGGDVGSIFEELFGRARRGGAAGGRRGRGAAPAARGQDISHTIDITFDTAIRGGKEPLRLSRGDQTETIEVTIPPGIADGAKLRLRGKGQPSPMGGESGDLILTIRVGKHPYYRREGNDIYLDLPITIAEGVEGATVQVPTPQGPVSLKVPPGANTGQKLRITGRGVKMSDGRSGDFYAVIAVQTPKGLSADDREFIVSLGERLPNPRRGQPWE; via the coding sequence ATGAGCCAGCGCGACTACTACGACGTCCTCGGCGTGTCCCGCGATGCGTCGGCCGATGAGATCAAAAAGGCCCATCGCCGCCTCGTGCGGCAGTGGCACCCCGATCGCAACAAGGCCCCCGACGCGGCGACGAAGTTCGCCGAGATCCAGGAAGCCTACGACAACCTCTCCGACCCCGAAAAACGCAAGAACTACGACCGCTTCGGCCACACGCGCGGACCGGCCGGCTTTGGCGGCGGCGCACCCGGCGGCGGACGCACCTACACCTGGTCGTCATCGGGCCAGCCGGGCGGCTTCAACGTCGAGGACGTGGACTTCGGCGGCGGCGGGGACGTCGGCAGCATCTTTGAGGAACTCTTCGGCCGGGCCCGGCGCGGCGGGGCCGCCGGCGGGCGGCGCGGACGCGGCGCTGCACCTGCCGCGCGCGGCCAGGACATCAGCCACACCATCGACATCACCTTCGACACCGCCATCAGAGGCGGCAAAGAGCCGCTGCGCCTCTCGCGCGGCGACCAGACCGAGACCATCGAAGTCACCATCCCGCCTGGCATCGCCGACGGCGCCAAACTCCGCCTGCGCGGCAAGGGCCAGCCTTCGCCCATGGGCGGCGAAAGCGGCGATCTCATCCTGACCATTCGCGTCGGCAAACACCCGTACTACCGCCGCGAGGGCAACGACATCTATCTCGACCTGCCCATTACGATTGCCGAAGGCGTGGAGGGTGCGACGGTGCAGGTCCCCACGCCACAGGGCCCCGTGTCGCTCAAGGTGCCGCCGGGCGCCAACACGGGTCAGAAGTTGCGCATCACCGGCCGGGGGGTAAAGATGAGCGATGGACGCAGCGGCGACTTCTACGCGGTCATCGCGGTGCAGACACCCAAGGGACTCTCCGCCGACGATCGCGAATTCATCGTAAGCCTCGGCGAGCGCCTGCCAAACCCGCGCCGCGGCCAGCCGTGGGAGTGA